The Amycolatopsis sp. QT-25 genomic sequence GGGGCGCACGAGCTGACCGTCACCGACGGCATCGTGCGTTTCCGGGTGCCACGCGGGGACACCGCGATGCCCGAATTGCTGCGGGCGCTGGACGCGCGCGGCGTAGCGATGACGTCCATGCAGGTGCACCGGCCGACGCTCGACGACGTCTTCCTGACCCTGACGGGACGGAGCCTGCGCGACGCCGAAGAGGGCGCGCCGGTCGACGACGCCGAGGAAAAGGAGGCCACTCATGTTGCATGACACTTGGTTGATCTTCCGCCGTGACATGCTCGCGGCGTTGCGCAACCCGACTTGGCTCGTCATCGGCATCATGCAGCCGCTCCTCTATCTGTTCTTCTTCGGGCCGCTTCTGGTGAAGATGCTCACCACACAAGGCCTGTCCGATGTGGACGGCTGGATGATCTTCATCCCGGCGATCATCGCGCAGCTCGCGCTGTTCGGCAGCTCGTTCGTCGGATTCGGGCTTCTCGCCGAGTTCCGCTCGGGCGTGGTCGAGCGGATGCGGGTGACGCCGGTGAGCCGGGTGGCGTTGTTGCTGGGCAAGGTGCTCGCCAACGCGCTGCAGACGGTCGTCCAGGCTCTGCTCGTCATCGCGCTGGCGTATCTGGTGTTCGACCTGAACGCGCCGTTCGGCGGTGTCGCGCTCAGCCTGGTGATCGTCTTCCTCATGTCGGTCGCGTTGGCGTCCTGCTCGTACGCGCTGGCGCTGACCCTCAAGAGCGAAGACACCTTCCCGGCTTTGCTCAACGCGGTTCTCATGCCGTTGCTGCTGCTTTCCGGAATCCTGATCCCGATCACCGCGGGCTCGGCGCCGGAGTGGCTGTACACGATTTCCCGGATCAATCCGTTCCGGCACGTGGTGGATGTCGAGCGGAACAGTTTCCGCGGCGACTTCTCGATGGACGCGTTGTTCACCGGGAGCGTCGTGGTGCTGGTCATGGCTGTGCTGGCCATCTGGTGGGGCGCGAGGACATTCCAACGCGAAAACGCCTGAGACACGCTGTACCGAAAGGTCGCCTTACGGCCGGTCCGCCGACGTAAGGTGACCTTTCGGTCGTACTGGGGCGAAATTCGAGGCAGGTGAGTTCGATCGATCCGGAAGGTGAGCACGGCGTCACCCTGTCCCACCGCGAGACGGTGCGGGACTGGGCGGCGGTGCGCGGCGCCGACATCCGGTTCGCGTCGGTCACCGTCACCGAGAACACCAACTGGCGGGACGTCGCGGCGGAACGCAATCTCGCGGGCGCGCAGCACGTCGGTATTCACACCGGTGCACGGCACTACGCACGGCCCGGTGCCGTCCACGACCAAGCCGACCATTTCGTGCGGACGGCGAGCGCGCTCGGGGCCTTCGCACCCGGTTCGCTCGCGCCGGCGCTCGAAGTGGAGGCGCCCAGCGTCGACGACCGGTTCGTCAAGGCGTGGATCAAACACGTCAGGCACGCCGCGCGCGTCGAACGTGTGCTCGTTTACGCGGGGATCGACTGCTGGACGAACCGCTTGCAGCCGGACAAGTGGGCGGACAGCGAAGTGGTGCTGTGGCTGGTGAGGCACAACGAGATCCCGGGAAGGCCGGGCTGGTTCCACTCGCGGCTGGGCTTGCACCAGCACGGTTTCGGCACCGGGCTGCCCGGAGTGGACGGACCGATCGCGCAGGACGCCGTGGTCTACCCCTTCACACTCACGGACGTACTCCTGTAGTACCCACTCCGTGACGACGGATGCGCGTGTTGTCACCGCGTGGTCGCGGATCTCACTTTCCGGTGAAGATGGGTTGCGGTTCCGGTCACTCGAACGGTGACAATGTCACGTGCGGTTGATGTGCCGGAGGCTGCGGACGGACGTCGGGCCCGAACGGGCACTGGCGGTTCTCGGTGTACGCGCCGGGAACCTCGGGCTGGCGCCACCTGCCGCACTTTGCGGAGAGTGGTTCTCTTCGCGCGCGGTCATCGCGCTGAGTGCTCCCCTGACTCCCGTCAGGGACGTGGCCGAAGCCTTCGCCATCCCCGCACGAATGCCCTTCGTGCGTGACGCGGTGCCTGGTGCCGTCGGAGGCGGCTGGTTCGGTTACCTGGGTTACGACCTGATCGATCCGTCGGGTCGTTCCGGCGCGCTTCCTCCGGCTGTCTGGGGTTGGGTCGACAGGGTGCTGCGACTGGACGCGGACGGTTCGTGGTGGTTCGAAGCCCTGCTTTCCGATGGCGCCCCGGATCCGATCGACGAGGTGGCCGCGGTGGAGTCCTGGCTCGCCGAGGTTCCCGAATCGACGACTTGGCGTTCCGGCCTGTTGTCGCGTCCGCTTCCATCGGAGCACTATGACGCCGTCAAGGCGTGTGTGCACGCGATCGAAGCCGGCGAGCTGTTCCAGGCGAACATCTGCGCTCGCTTCAGCGGAGAGTTCACCGGTGATCCGACCGCGTTGTTCGCCGAAGGCTCGCGTCGCCTCGGTGCCCGCCGGGCGGCTTTCCTGGCCGGCGACTGGGGTTCGGTCGTCTCGTTCTCCCCTGAACTATTCCTTGCCAGGCACGGACAACGTGTCCGATCGACACCGATCAAGGGCACGCTGCCGCGAAGGGACGCCTCCGATGAGCACCTCGCGCAGCGGCTGCGGGAATCCACCAAGGACGTCGCCGAGAACGTGATGATCACCGATCTCGTCCGCAACGACCTCGGGCGGGTATGCGCCACCGGCACGGTGCGTGTCCCCGAACTGCTCGCGGTCCGGCCCGCGCCGGGCGTCTGGCATCTGGAGTCCACTGTGGAGGGATCGATCGCCGAAGGGATCGACGACGCGGCCTTGCTCGCGGCCACCTTCCCGCCGGGTTCGGTGACGGGCGCGCCGAAGATCCGGGCGCTGGAGCTGATCGCCGAGCTGGAGCCGGTCGCGCGTGGTGTCTACACGGGTGCGATCGGGCTCGCTTCGCCGATCGCCGGGCTGGAATTGAACGTCGCGATCAGGACCTTCGAGATCCACGAAGGCACGATCGAGCTCGGAGTCGGCGGCGGGATCACCGCCGACTCCGACAGCGAAGCGGAATGGCAGGAATGCCTGCACAAGTCCGCTCCGCTGGAGCGCCTGCTCGGCTGAGCTACTTGGCGGGATCCAGCAGGAGCTTGCCCATCGTGCCGCGAGAGCGCAGGGCCTCGTGGGCGGCGCGCGCGTCGGACAGGGCGTACTCGCCGCCGGCGATGGCACGGACCCGGCCCGCGAGGGCCAGTTCGAAAAGCTCGTCGAGCGCGCGGCCGAAAACGTTTCCGGGGAGTTTGAAGGCGTGCGGCAGCCACATGCCGGACACGGTCGTGCTGTGTCCGAGGAGATTGCCGGCCTCGATCGGCTTCGGTTGCTCCCGGCTGGCCATGCCGTAGAACGCGAGGCGGCCGAACGGCGCGAGGGCGGCGATGCTCTGATCCGTGACGGTGCCGCCGGTCATGTCGAGCACGATGTCGACACGTTTGCCACCGTTCGCCTCACGAAGCGCGTCGGTCATGTTCTCGGCACGCGAGTCGATGGCGACGTCGGCGCCGAGTTCGAGGGCGAGGGCCCGCTTCTCGTCGCTGCTGGCGGTCGCGATGACCCGGCTCGCTCCCCAGGCTTTCGCGAGCTGCACGGCGATGGAGCCGACCCCGCCCGCGGCCGCGTGCACGACGACGGATTCGCCGGGTTCGAGGTGGGCGGTCTTGCGCAGCAGGAGTGCGGCGGTGGCGCCCTGCACGATGAAGGACAACGCGGTCAAGTCGTCGACGCCGTCGGGCACCTCGAAACTGGTGACTTCGTCGGCCACCGCACGCTCGGCGTAACCGCCACCTCCGCTGAGCAACGCGACGACGCGCTTGCCGTCCGCGGTATGGCCGACGACCTCGCCACCGGGCACGAACGGGAGCTTGCTCGGCGCGAGATAGGAGTTCTCGGCCTGGTGCGTGTCGGCGTAGTTGACGCCGATCCGGTCGACCGCCACCAGCAGCTGCCCCGGCCCGGGGACGGGATCGGGCAGGTCGACGGGGGTGAGCACCTCGGGTCCGCCGAATTCGGTCACCTGTACAGCGCGCATTCGCATCCTCCTCGTCGAGACGAGACATTCTTGCATATGTCTCATCCATGAGACATGACGTGATATGTTTCACTCATCGAAACCGCACTCGGACGCCACCTGACCGCGCCGCGCCCGGACGCTCTGCGCGCGTTCACGATCGCGCGCGCCCGGTTCCTGGAGGGGCGACGGGTGGACATGGGCGACCTCGCGGGCGAGCTGGGGATCAGCCGCGCCACCCTGCACCGATGGGTCGGCGGCCGGGATCAGCTGCTCGGCGAGATCCTGTGGTCGATGACCGTCGAGGTCTTCGAAGCACGCGCTTCGGGCGAATTCGGACGCGGCGCGGAAGGGATTGCGGAGCTCGTCGGCACCTTCGTCCGGACCGTGAACGGCTCGAAACCGTTCCGGGAATTCCTGCGCAACGAGCCCGAGCGGGCACTGCGGATCCTGACGACGAAGGCCAGCGTGGTGCAGAGTCGCGCGATCGCGAAGATG encodes the following:
- a CDS encoding ABC transporter permease; this encodes MLHDTWLIFRRDMLAALRNPTWLVIGIMQPLLYLFFFGPLLVKMLTTQGLSDVDGWMIFIPAIIAQLALFGSSFVGFGLLAEFRSGVVERMRVTPVSRVALLLGKVLANALQTVVQALLVIALAYLVFDLNAPFGGVALSLVIVFLMSVALASCSYALALTLKSEDTFPALLNAVLMPLLLLSGILIPITAGSAPEWLYTISRINPFRHVVDVERNSFRGDFSMDALFTGSVVVLVMAVLAIWWGARTFQRENA
- a CDS encoding QsdR family transcriptional regulator, with product MGDLAGELGISRATLHRWVGGRDQLLGEILWSMTVEVFEARASGEFGRGAEGIAELVGTFVRTVNGSKPFREFLRNEPERALRILTTKASVVQSRAIAKMREFLDEEVAAGRLTPPLPVDDLAYLLVRIGESFLYTDVITGAEPDAAKAHAAVTALLS
- a CDS encoding NADPH:quinone oxidoreductase family protein encodes the protein MRAVQVTEFGGPEVLTPVDLPDPVPGPGQLLVAVDRIGVNYADTHQAENSYLAPSKLPFVPGGEVVGHTADGKRVVALLSGGGGYAERAVADEVTSFEVPDGVDDLTALSFIVQGATAALLLRKTAHLEPGESVVVHAAAGGVGSIAVQLAKAWGASRVIATASSDEKRALALELGADVAIDSRAENMTDALREANGGKRVDIVLDMTGGTVTDQSIAALAPFGRLAFYGMASREQPKPIEAGNLLGHSTTVSGMWLPHAFKLPGNVFGRALDELFELALAGRVRAIAGGEYALSDARAAHEALRSRGTMGKLLLDPAK
- a CDS encoding aminodeoxychorismate synthase component I is translated as MRLMCRRLRTDVGPERALAVLGVRAGNLGLAPPAALCGEWFSSRAVIALSAPLTPVRDVAEAFAIPARMPFVRDAVPGAVGGGWFGYLGYDLIDPSGRSGALPPAVWGWVDRVLRLDADGSWWFEALLSDGAPDPIDEVAAVESWLAEVPESTTWRSGLLSRPLPSEHYDAVKACVHAIEAGELFQANICARFSGEFTGDPTALFAEGSRRLGARRAAFLAGDWGSVVSFSPELFLARHGQRVRSTPIKGTLPRRDASDEHLAQRLRESTKDVAENVMITDLVRNDLGRVCATGTVRVPELLAVRPAPGVWHLESTVEGSIAEGIDDAALLAATFPPGSVTGAPKIRALELIAELEPVARGVYTGAIGLASPIAGLELNVAIRTFEIHEGTIELGVGGGITADSDSEAEWQECLHKSAPLERLLG
- a CDS encoding GH25 family lysozyme, which translates into the protein MSSIDPEGEHGVTLSHRETVRDWAAVRGADIRFASVTVTENTNWRDVAAERNLAGAQHVGIHTGARHYARPGAVHDQADHFVRTASALGAFAPGSLAPALEVEAPSVDDRFVKAWIKHVRHAARVERVLVYAGIDCWTNRLQPDKWADSEVVLWLVRHNEIPGRPGWFHSRLGLHQHGFGTGLPGVDGPIAQDAVVYPFTLTDVLL